The Chitinophaga sp. H8 genome contains a region encoding:
- a CDS encoding sugar-binding domain-containing protein, with amino-acid sequence MGKTAATITHIMIKRLSLLAAFLILATNLTAQQTGLSLSGKWQYKLDTLNEGIQQEWYRLPFRDAIHLPGTLDDAGIGTPPELSIDSMHRQVMLNLSRKHRYIGVVWYRKEIDIPAAMANQPMSVYLERVLWKTTLWIDNQLAGTAENISTPQQFSIPWKLKPGKHVIVLRIDNQQQHQTGDATHAYTDGTQIKWNGVIGKMALIPKAAGSIRIAEVHPDLPGKKVKVVVKLHETDNPDQLSTLQVALGFKGKVIAAQSIAIKDHTVQMEIPVDTPAQWDEFTPNLYTASIKVVKDGNTLDTRNLQFGFRQLGNANSLLQINGHRLFLRGTLECGIFPLTGYPPMEKSGWLKVFTAARSYGLNHLRFHSWCPPAAAFEVADSLGFYLQVELPLWTSVGDDKPTLDFLIQEAYDILDTYGNHPSFCFFSMGNELEGDFSWLNHLVKALKTADNRRLYTTTAFSFGHGRWPQPEDDFYITQWTKQGWVRGQGVFNDEVPGFKQDFSSAIENLPVPIVTHEIGQYSVYPDLKEIDKYTGVLDPLNFKAVRKDLEKKHLLSLASAYLMASGKHAANLYKEEIERALKTPGFSGFQLLGLQDFTGQGTALVGLVNAFWESKGIITGTAFSRFCGPVVPLLHFEKAVYTTSEDFHAQASLANFSNQEMQAVKAEWRVTDPTGKTLGAGVLSVAKAGIGNDNSLGSFSLKLKNIRKAQALTVRLSIKGTSFSNQWNIWVYPAQLPATDPGVFFTTSLEEALQQLDAGKTVILNPDTAALQGVEGRYAPVFWSPVHFPNQPGTMGLLIDANHPALHNFPTDSYSNWQWWDLVRHSKTMIIDSLGLDIQPIVRPIDNFFKNRRMAAIIEAKVGKGKLILCSMDIHTDLEKRTVAKQLRFSLSRYAAGKTFNPTALLTAQELKTFIFKQLHQE; translated from the coding sequence TTGGGCAAAACAGCAGCTACCATCACGCATATTATGATTAAACGACTTTCTTTATTAGCGGCCTTTCTTATCCTGGCAACCAACCTGACTGCACAGCAGACAGGCTTATCACTTTCCGGCAAATGGCAATACAAACTGGATACGCTAAACGAAGGCATTCAGCAGGAATGGTACCGGCTGCCTTTCAGGGATGCAATCCATCTACCAGGCACACTGGATGATGCGGGGATCGGCACACCTCCTGAATTGTCTATTGATAGTATGCATCGCCAGGTGATGTTGAACCTCAGCAGAAAGCACCGGTACATCGGTGTAGTGTGGTATCGTAAAGAAATTGATATACCAGCAGCAATGGCCAACCAGCCCATGTCCGTATACCTGGAAAGAGTGCTTTGGAAAACGACGCTCTGGATAGATAATCAATTGGCAGGAACAGCAGAAAATATCAGTACCCCACAGCAATTCAGCATTCCCTGGAAATTGAAGCCAGGTAAACATGTTATCGTACTTAGAATCGACAACCAGCAGCAACATCAAACAGGAGATGCTACACATGCTTATACAGACGGCACACAGATCAAATGGAATGGAGTAATAGGAAAAATGGCATTGATCCCTAAAGCAGCAGGCAGTATCCGCATAGCGGAGGTGCACCCTGATCTGCCAGGTAAAAAGGTAAAAGTAGTGGTAAAGCTGCACGAAACAGACAATCCGGATCAGCTTTCCACTTTACAGGTTGCATTGGGCTTTAAGGGAAAGGTAATAGCAGCACAATCAATAGCCATAAAAGACCATACGGTTCAAATGGAGATTCCTGTTGATACTCCTGCACAGTGGGATGAGTTTACGCCTAATCTTTATACGGCCAGCATTAAAGTAGTTAAGGATGGCAATACGCTGGATACCCGGAACCTGCAATTTGGATTCCGGCAATTAGGGAATGCCAACAGTCTTTTGCAGATCAATGGACACCGGCTATTTCTCCGAGGCACACTGGAATGTGGTATTTTTCCACTTACAGGTTACCCTCCGATGGAAAAAAGCGGATGGCTTAAAGTTTTTACCGCCGCCAGGTCTTATGGACTGAATCACCTGCGGTTTCACAGCTGGTGCCCGCCGGCAGCAGCTTTTGAAGTAGCAGACTCCTTAGGTTTTTATCTTCAGGTGGAATTACCGTTATGGACAAGCGTAGGCGACGATAAACCTACCCTTGATTTCCTCATACAGGAGGCATATGATATCCTGGACACTTATGGCAACCATCCCTCCTTCTGTTTTTTCAGCATGGGCAATGAACTGGAAGGCGACTTTAGCTGGCTGAACCATCTTGTAAAAGCCTTAAAAACAGCCGACAACAGGCGGCTTTATACCACTACCGCCTTCTCTTTCGGGCATGGCCGCTGGCCACAACCTGAAGATGACTTTTACATTACCCAATGGACAAAGCAAGGCTGGGTACGCGGACAAGGCGTATTTAATGACGAGGTGCCGGGATTTAAACAGGACTTTTCTTCCGCCATAGAAAACCTGCCTGTACCCATAGTAACACATGAGATTGGCCAGTATTCTGTTTATCCTGATCTGAAAGAAATTGATAAATACACGGGTGTGCTGGACCCGCTTAATTTTAAAGCAGTCCGGAAAGATCTTGAAAAGAAACACTTGTTGTCCCTCGCATCAGCTTACCTAATGGCAAGCGGTAAGCATGCTGCGAACCTCTACAAGGAAGAAATCGAAAGAGCACTTAAAACACCAGGATTCAGTGGCTTTCAATTACTGGGGCTGCAGGACTTTACGGGTCAGGGTACAGCACTGGTAGGCTTAGTCAATGCCTTCTGGGAAAGTAAAGGCATTATAACCGGAACAGCGTTCAGCCGGTTTTGTGGCCCGGTAGTACCTTTATTACATTTTGAAAAAGCAGTTTATACTACTTCGGAAGACTTTCATGCACAGGCCTCACTGGCAAATTTCAGCAATCAGGAAATGCAGGCTGTAAAAGCGGAGTGGCGTGTAACAGACCCTACTGGTAAAACTTTAGGTGCTGGCGTGCTATCTGTTGCCAAAGCGGGTATAGGCAATGATAATTCACTTGGCAGCTTTTCACTTAAGCTGAAAAACATCAGGAAAGCACAAGCGCTCACTGTAAGATTATCCATAAAAGGCACCTCTTTCAGTAATCAGTGGAATATCTGGGTTTATCCTGCACAATTACCTGCTACTGACCCCGGTGTTTTCTTCACCACCTCTCTGGAAGAAGCACTGCAACAGCTCGATGCTGGCAAAACGGTCATTCTGAACCCGGATACCGCTGCATTGCAAGGCGTTGAAGGCAGGTATGCACCTGTTTTCTGGAGTCCTGTACATTTCCCCAATCAACCTGGCACAATGGGCCTGCTCATAGACGCTAATCATCCTGCATTACATAATTTCCCTACAGATAGTTACTCAAACTGGCAATGGTGGGATCTTGTCCGCCACTCCAAGACGATGATCATAGACTCATTAGGTCTGGATATTCAACCCATTGTTCGTCCGATAGACAATTTTTTCAAAAACAGAAGGATGGCCGCTATTATTGAAGCGAAAGTGGGTAAAGGTAAATTGATTTTATGTTCCATGGATATCCATACCGATCTCGAAAAAAGAACGGTGGCCAAACAACTGCGGTTCAGCCTGTCCAGGTATGCTGCTGGCAAGACCTTCAACCCTACGGCATTACTTACAGCACAGGAGCTGAAGACATTTATCTTTAAACAACTGCATCAAGAATAA
- a CDS encoding helix-turn-helix domain-containing protein — translation MSGFIPVQLAAGTYVGTKVKERIFGAVITSETSFVPNMASAWHFHVNPHFSHILEGGSKEVKKGGTDKQYAGTGLYYHPGVAHQNVDYLPGTRIFNMELTDDFFKTFGLSYPPPSLMFGDKHQLNTSGLVRIMKEHYLNDTVSAIAMDQLCIDLIAPSQQDFHCFPEWAKKIRDIMYDNWDTPLSLPFLAAQLDLHPVTISRYFARYFRCSAGEYLRKIKVERAISLIKQEQTSLTDIAYECGFTDQAHFTKTFRRITGMLPNQYRKI, via the coding sequence ATGTCAGGTTTTATTCCGGTTCAGCTTGCAGCAGGTACCTACGTTGGCACGAAGGTGAAGGAACGCATTTTTGGTGCTGTCATCACCAGTGAAACCAGCTTTGTGCCCAATATGGCATCCGCCTGGCATTTTCATGTAAACCCTCACTTTTCCCACATACTGGAAGGCGGCAGCAAAGAAGTGAAAAAGGGAGGAACCGACAAGCAATATGCGGGTACCGGCCTTTATTACCATCCGGGTGTGGCTCACCAGAATGTAGATTACCTGCCTGGTACCAGGATTTTTAATATGGAACTGACGGACGATTTCTTTAAAACCTTTGGTTTGTCATACCCTCCTCCCTCCCTGATGTTTGGTGATAAACACCAGCTCAACACAAGTGGCCTGGTCCGGATCATGAAAGAGCATTATCTTAATGATACAGTATCCGCTATTGCTATGGATCAGCTGTGTATTGACCTCATAGCTCCCAGCCAGCAGGATTTCCACTGCTTTCCGGAATGGGCAAAGAAAATAAGGGATATTATGTATGACAACTGGGATACACCGCTATCATTGCCCTTCCTCGCTGCTCAACTCGACCTGCATCCCGTGACCATCTCCCGCTACTTCGCCCGTTATTTCAGATGTTCTGCTGGAGAATATCTCCGGAAGATAAAGGTAGAACGGGCTATCTCCCTAATAAAACAAGAACAGACCTCTCTTACTGACATTGCCTATGAATGCGGATTTACAGATCAGGCCCACTTCACTAAAACCTTCCGGCGTATAACAGGGATGCTTCCCAACCAATACAGAAAGATCTGA
- a CDS encoding DUF885 domain-containing protein codes for MMNTNQIRSLLILITILYTTTIQAQQNNKQLHKLFDDYYAERMQLFPSEATTAGFHQYDDRLAIEGSTPYLAATGTFYKKYLRKLKKFDNTTLNTGDRISCDILTYTLQSALEAISLHLEYMPMNQFISTPLELASFGSGDGDQPFNTVKDYENWAKRMTAFMEWTDTCIANFNKGIQAGVVLPKALVQLMIPQMASLAEIDTTKNIFYKPLLKFPASFTAADKQRITKLYHVVIAGKLRPAYAKLATYLKEQYLPAAQDKAGLFALPGGDRIYSYYVRSFTTTPDLTPEKIYLTGLSEVTRIRMEMEKIKTETGFAGSLQEFFTYLKTSPHLMPFKSPEEVLDAYRAIYRKVQPHISQLFGHQPQTPMEVRRVEAYREAASGGPFYIKGNISEKRAAILYVPVPDARKVNVTFYGTEATFIHEGIPGHHFQIALQQENKEIPTFRRQPSFSAYFEGWALYVESLGEKLGCYTDPYQKMGALNNEIHRAIRLVLDVAIHTGKMTREEAIAYMMDNESVSKAIATAEVERYMAMPGQALSYKTGEIRIKALRDKLAAQLGTRFNLRDFHDALLAYGDMPLQVLEKYMDSWAAHYLQP; via the coding sequence ATGATGAACACAAACCAAATCAGATCACTGCTGATACTAATCACCATTTTATATACAACAACTATACAGGCACAGCAAAATAATAAACAGCTGCATAAGCTGTTTGATGATTATTATGCAGAGCGGATGCAGCTGTTCCCATCAGAAGCTACCACAGCAGGCTTTCATCAATACGACGACCGTCTGGCGATTGAAGGTAGTACGCCCTATCTGGCAGCCACCGGAACATTTTACAAAAAGTACCTCCGGAAGCTGAAAAAATTTGACAACACTACATTAAATACGGGAGACAGGATTTCCTGTGATATACTCACTTATACGTTGCAGTCTGCTCTGGAGGCCATATCGCTCCACCTCGAATATATGCCCATGAACCAGTTTATTTCTACCCCACTGGAACTGGCTTCTTTTGGATCCGGAGATGGGGATCAACCGTTTAATACAGTGAAGGATTATGAGAATTGGGCTAAAAGGATGACTGCATTTATGGAATGGACAGATACCTGCATCGCTAACTTTAATAAAGGAATACAAGCAGGCGTAGTATTACCTAAAGCGCTGGTACAATTGATGATCCCTCAGATGGCTTCTCTGGCAGAAATAGATACCACTAAAAATATCTTCTATAAGCCACTGTTGAAATTCCCAGCGTCCTTTACGGCGGCCGACAAGCAACGGATCACAAAACTGTACCACGTTGTGATTGCCGGAAAATTACGGCCTGCCTATGCCAAACTAGCTACCTACCTGAAAGAACAATACCTTCCCGCAGCGCAGGATAAGGCAGGACTTTTTGCCCTACCTGGTGGAGACCGGATCTATAGTTATTACGTACGTTCCTTTACCACCACTCCTGACCTGACACCAGAAAAAATATACCTGACAGGATTATCTGAGGTGACGAGGATCCGGATGGAGATGGAGAAAATAAAAACAGAGACAGGCTTTGCCGGCAGCTTACAGGAGTTTTTCACCTACCTGAAAACCAGCCCCCACCTGATGCCTTTTAAATCACCAGAAGAGGTACTGGATGCTTACCGGGCAATCTACCGGAAAGTGCAGCCACATATATCACAGTTATTTGGCCATCAGCCCCAAACCCCAATGGAAGTACGCAGAGTGGAGGCATACCGCGAAGCTGCCAGCGGAGGACCATTCTATATTAAGGGAAATATATCGGAAAAACGTGCTGCTATCTTATACGTACCTGTACCTGATGCCAGGAAAGTGAATGTTACCTTTTACGGAACAGAAGCAACATTTATTCATGAAGGCATACCCGGTCATCACTTTCAGATTGCTTTACAGCAGGAAAACAAGGAAATACCCACCTTCCGGCGACAGCCATCCTTCAGTGCCTATTTTGAAGGCTGGGCATTGTATGTGGAATCCCTGGGAGAAAAGCTCGGCTGTTATACCGATCCCTATCAGAAAATGGGTGCCCTGAACAACGAGATCCACCGCGCCATCCGGCTGGTACTGGATGTAGCTATCCATACCGGTAAAATGACACGTGAAGAGGCTATTGCCTATATGATGGACAATGAATCTGTAAGTAAAGCTATTGCTACGGCTGAAGTGGAACGGTATATGGCTATGCCCGGGCAGGCTTTGTCATACAAAACAGGTGAAATAAGAATAAAAGCACTACGGGATAAACTGGCAGCACAGCTGGGCACCCGTTTTAATCTGCGTGATTTTCATGATGCCCTGCTGGCATATGGTGATATGCCGCTGCAAGTACTGGAAAAGTACATGGACAGCTGGGCTGCCCATTATCTGCAACCATAA
- a CDS encoding amidohydrolase, translating into MKKSAISRKEFIKMSGWGLAGVAFASGLLTSAEAFAGEAAGKSNGGASYLLKNVRLETGFVYEEGEVVHTKTELFCVAIKDGKIEQIAANKPNAANAIDAKGWLMLPAFRDMHIHLDKTFYGGPWQATRRGQGGVKGMIALEQQILPEMLKTSTSRAEKLMELLQSKGTHFARSHVNIEPTSKLQSLNNLFKALENKKQSFGAELVAFPQHGVFYTDTVPYLRDAAKMDIDFIGGLDPYSIDGAIEKTIDFTVQLALDNNKGIDIHLHESGESGLKTVEYLIKKVNENPVLQHKTFLSHCFVLGRIDKVKQEQIAEQLGAAGIGIVSTIPFGGLIMPIPTLYKYKVNVMTGNDSIIDHWSTFGSGSVLEKAHTMAQLYGYSTEFLLSRSLKLATGNVLPLDDKGVQQWPKAGDAANVVLIDASCSAEVVSRISPVRSLINKGQIVY; encoded by the coding sequence ATGAAGAAATCAGCAATATCCCGTAAGGAATTCATAAAAATGTCTGGGTGGGGCCTGGCAGGAGTGGCTTTTGCCTCCGGATTACTGACCTCGGCAGAAGCATTTGCCGGCGAGGCAGCAGGTAAAAGTAATGGGGGAGCAAGCTACCTGTTAAAGAATGTGCGGCTTGAAACCGGGTTTGTTTATGAGGAAGGAGAGGTGGTTCATACAAAGACGGAATTGTTCTGCGTAGCAATCAAAGACGGAAAAATCGAGCAAATTGCTGCCAATAAACCGAATGCCGCCAATGCTATTGATGCCAAAGGTTGGCTGATGCTCCCTGCTTTCAGGGATATGCATATCCACCTCGATAAGACATTTTATGGTGGTCCCTGGCAAGCTACCAGGAGAGGCCAGGGGGGCGTGAAAGGAATGATTGCACTGGAACAGCAGATTTTGCCTGAGATGCTGAAAACCTCCACTTCCCGGGCAGAAAAACTGATGGAATTGCTGCAATCTAAAGGTACCCACTTCGCCAGGAGTCATGTCAACATTGAGCCTACTTCAAAGCTGCAATCGCTTAACAATCTTTTCAAAGCGCTGGAAAACAAAAAGCAATCCTTTGGGGCAGAACTGGTTGCATTTCCTCAGCATGGCGTATTCTATACTGATACAGTGCCCTATCTCAGGGACGCAGCAAAGATGGACATTGATTTTATTGGTGGTCTTGATCCCTATAGCATTGATGGGGCTATAGAAAAAACAATAGATTTTACTGTTCAACTGGCGCTGGACAACAATAAAGGAATAGATATTCACCTGCATGAATCCGGAGAGTCGGGGTTAAAAACAGTAGAATACCTGATCAAGAAAGTAAATGAAAACCCTGTCCTTCAGCACAAAACATTCTTAAGTCATTGCTTTGTGCTGGGAAGGATCGATAAAGTAAAACAGGAACAAATTGCTGAGCAATTAGGAGCTGCGGGCATAGGTATTGTTTCTACTATTCCATTCGGCGGGCTTATTATGCCTATACCTACACTCTATAAGTACAAAGTAAATGTGATGACCGGAAATGACAGTATCATCGACCATTGGAGCACATTTGGCTCCGGGAGTGTATTGGAAAAGGCACATACGATGGCACAGCTGTACGGCTACTCCACCGAATTCTTATTGTCAAGAAGCCTGAAGCTCGCTACCGGAAATGTATTGCCGCTCGACGACAAAGGTGTGCAGCAATGGCCTAAAGCCGGTGATGCAGCAAATGTAGTGCTGATAGATGCCAGCTGCTCTGCAGAGGTGGTATCAAGAATTTCTCCGGTGAGATCACTGATCAATAAAGGGCAAATCGTATATTAA
- a CDS encoding amidohydrolase → MDKIANNGNYTFKNVLLETGFEYDGDEVVKTKTALFCVEIVDGKIKAITPNDPAKHAIDAKGWLMLPAFKDMHAHLDKMLYGLPWQAVSAKRKTVKDQIAYEQKMIPEWLKTSVERTEKLIDFLQSNGTHYIRSHFNIDPTSGFDSLKHLEIALKNKEKTVGAELVAFPQHGIFYTNTAPLLKEVVKMNIDFIGGVDPYSIDGSIEKPMDLITQLAIDNNKGIDIHLHEAGETGIKTIDYLINKANETPQLRGKTFVSHAFALGHLPALETERIAVRLAAAGVGIVSSVPFGNTIMPIPLLRKHGVEVLVGNDNIQDHWNTFGPGHMLQKAKLIAALYGYSSEWALSRTLGFATRYVLPLNDKGVQQWPKTGHEADLVFLDASCSAEVVARVSPVKSLVHKGNIVF, encoded by the coding sequence ATGGATAAAATAGCAAATAACGGTAATTACACATTTAAGAATGTGTTACTGGAAACAGGCTTTGAGTATGATGGCGATGAGGTGGTAAAGACAAAAACCGCACTTTTTTGTGTTGAGATAGTGGATGGTAAAATAAAGGCTATCACCCCCAACGATCCTGCTAAGCATGCCATTGATGCCAAAGGTTGGCTGATGCTCCCTGCATTTAAAGACATGCATGCTCATTTAGACAAGATGCTTTATGGACTGCCATGGCAAGCCGTTTCTGCGAAAAGAAAAACGGTGAAGGATCAGATTGCCTATGAGCAGAAGATGATTCCCGAGTGGCTGAAAACCTCTGTGGAAAGGACGGAAAAACTGATTGATTTTCTGCAGTCAAATGGTACTCATTACATCCGCTCTCATTTCAATATCGATCCTACTTCTGGCTTTGATTCATTAAAGCACCTGGAGATAGCACTAAAAAACAAGGAAAAAACAGTGGGTGCAGAGTTGGTAGCTTTTCCCCAACACGGCATATTTTATACCAATACAGCCCCACTGCTGAAAGAAGTGGTGAAAATGAACATCGATTTCATAGGAGGTGTAGATCCTTATTCCATTGATGGCAGCATTGAAAAGCCAATGGACCTGATCACGCAACTGGCTATCGATAATAATAAGGGAATTGATATTCACCTGCACGAAGCTGGTGAAACCGGTATAAAAACAATTGACTACCTGATCAACAAAGCCAATGAAACCCCACAGCTTCGTGGTAAAACCTTTGTAAGTCATGCCTTCGCATTGGGTCATCTTCCAGCTTTGGAAACGGAACGCATTGCTGTACGCCTGGCAGCAGCCGGTGTGGGCATCGTTTCTTCAGTACCTTTCGGCAATACCATTATGCCTATTCCGCTGCTGAGAAAGCATGGTGTAGAGGTGCTGGTAGGAAATGATAATATCCAGGATCATTGGAATACTTTCGGACCTGGCCATATGCTCCAAAAGGCTAAACTTATCGCGGCACTGTATGGCTATAGCTCCGAATGGGCGTTATCAAGAACGCTGGGCTTTGCCACCAGGTATGTACTTCCTTTGAACGATAAAGGTGTGCAGCAATGGCCCAAAACAGGCCATGAAGCAGATCTTGTATTCCTGGACGCCTCCTGCTCGGCAGAAGTAGTAGCAAGAGTTTCTCCTGTTAAATCACTGGTGCATAAAGGCAATATTGTATTCTGA
- a CDS encoding AraC family transcriptional regulator yields the protein MKIYDNTGYIPVLGIHEFRKGQLAGREEFLFNELHGERHIHRPHKHDFFIINLFESAKGVHNIDFHDYPIGNKQIHVLFPGQVHTWSIQPDTTGYQLMIQQHFFERFAAFFRFSFSNYMNHPVIPLTNDSFKLLKYEFDAIRDELNSPNSVQEIISARAAVIAAIVSKEAEHIFTELKVFQSNPRLAQFNMLIDKFYKQEKLVGFYASKLHISANYLNILCKNNLHVSATKLIQQRVLLEAKRLLQTTDLSIKEIAFELGFVDHAYFSNFFKAQAGITPTQFREH from the coding sequence ATGAAGATTTATGACAATACAGGCTACATTCCTGTCTTAGGCATCCATGAATTCAGGAAAGGTCAACTCGCCGGCAGGGAGGAATTCCTCTTTAATGAACTACATGGTGAACGGCATATTCACAGGCCACATAAACATGATTTTTTTATCATTAACCTGTTTGAATCAGCCAAAGGGGTGCATAACATCGATTTCCATGATTATCCCATCGGGAATAAACAAATTCATGTACTCTTTCCCGGACAGGTACATACCTGGAGCATACAACCAGACACCACCGGTTACCAGCTGATGATACAACAGCATTTCTTCGAACGCTTCGCTGCATTCTTCCGCTTCTCCTTTTCAAACTATATGAACCATCCGGTGATTCCATTGACCAACGACAGTTTCAAATTATTGAAATATGAATTTGATGCGATCAGAGATGAACTGAATTCGCCCAACTCAGTGCAGGAGATTATCAGCGCAAGAGCGGCTGTTATCGCAGCAATTGTGAGTAAGGAAGCCGAGCATATTTTTACAGAACTAAAAGTATTCCAATCTAATCCGAGGCTTGCGCAATTCAATATGCTTATTGATAAATTTTACAAGCAGGAAAAACTGGTTGGATTCTATGCATCAAAGCTGCACATCTCTGCCAACTATTTAAATATTCTTTGTAAGAATAATCTTCACGTGTCGGCCACCAAATTAATACAACAACGTGTACTGCTGGAAGCAAAACGGCTTCTTCAGACAACAGATCTCTCTATCAAGGAAATTGCATTTGAACTCGGCTTTGTAGATCATGCATATTTCTCCAATTTCTTTAAAGCCCAGGCAGGCATAACCCCAACGCAATTCAGAGAGCATTAA
- a CDS encoding S41 family peptidase produces MKLYSKFNIQKGILKSFKRYFGMIVAIVLQSLTVSSQHKNLLDVTKEDLIADYRLAMDILKKQHPNPYKFIDSTDFNRKVDSLLTMMNAQPDVLNCSQYSPLYLIRDVHTNLRFSEDNSRNIFGMIHFFPFPVIIEREKIFINIKGAEIPFGSEVLSIDGMTVKDIIAALVASVYSDGHINTGTDRIASNFQLLFSLLAPDRESFRITYTTPGSSAVKKVTIPFSSPTKAFHDSRLAILPMNQLQRAYLVYRNYFDDTKTGLLTINTFSLSESAAYKEFSEFFKEVNQRGYEHVIIDIRSNGGGNPAISALLYSFLADAPFKNVYNYRTRTIDIAYPEYAIADYGRKLSDEDIRNHKNFLYQRFDKDSSGIYIGNARLKEGQLENFPPDKDAFKGKVYVLTGGGTVSAATYFASLVRKNKRGLVIGKETGSGEKATTAAWFLKYMLPRTKSILTVPLSELYFFNASADDGRGLIPDREVPLEKFVTYARAGQDPELMYALELINAL; encoded by the coding sequence ATGAAACTGTACAGCAAATTTAATATACAGAAAGGCATTCTCAAGTCTTTCAAAAGATATTTCGGCATGATCGTGGCAATAGTGTTACAGAGCCTTACGGTCAGTTCTCAGCATAAAAACCTGTTGGACGTTACAAAGGAAGACCTCATCGCGGACTACAGACTGGCCATGGATATACTGAAGAAACAACATCCTAATCCTTATAAGTTTATTGATTCCACTGATTTTAACAGGAAGGTTGATTCGTTGCTGACGATGATGAACGCCCAACCGGACGTGCTGAACTGCAGCCAGTACTCACCCTTATATTTAATCAGGGACGTTCATACCAACTTACGTTTTTCTGAAGATAATTCGAGAAATATATTTGGTATGATTCATTTTTTTCCTTTCCCCGTTATCATTGAACGGGAAAAAATATTCATCAACATTAAAGGGGCTGAAATACCTTTCGGATCAGAGGTGCTGAGCATAGACGGTATGACTGTGAAAGATATCATAGCTGCACTGGTAGCATCAGTTTACAGTGATGGTCATATCAATACCGGAACAGACAGGATAGCATCTAATTTTCAGTTGCTTTTCAGTTTACTAGCACCGGACCGTGAAAGTTTCAGGATCACTTATACTACTCCAGGTAGCAGTGCAGTCAAAAAAGTAACGATTCCTTTTTCCAGTCCTACCAAGGCGTTTCATGACAGCAGGCTGGCTATTCTGCCTATGAACCAGCTACAGCGGGCATACCTTGTGTACAGGAATTATTTTGATGATACTAAAACAGGCTTGCTGACCATCAATACATTTTCGCTGAGCGAATCGGCAGCTTATAAAGAATTCAGTGAGTTCTTTAAGGAAGTTAATCAACGTGGGTATGAACATGTTATTATTGACATACGTAGTAATGGAGGTGGAAATCCAGCTATTTCTGCATTGCTGTATTCATTCCTTGCAGATGCCCCTTTCAAAAATGTATATAACTACAGGACCAGGACAATAGACATTGCCTATCCTGAATATGCGATCGCAGATTATGGCAGGAAGCTTTCTGATGAAGATATCCGGAATCATAAAAACTTTCTCTATCAGCGATTTGATAAAGACAGCTCGGGTATCTATATTGGTAATGCCCGCTTAAAAGAAGGGCAGCTGGAAAACTTTCCGCCGGATAAAGATGCATTTAAAGGTAAAGTATATGTATTAACGGGTGGGGGCACTGTATCAGCAGCGACTTACTTTGCTTCACTGGTCCGCAAGAATAAACGTGGCTTGGTGATTGGAAAGGAAACCGGAAGTGGAGAAAAGGCTACTACCGCTGCCTGGTTCCTCAAATATATGTTGCCCAGAACAAAGTCTATACTTACGGTGCCCCTTTCGGAGCTTTATTTTTTCAACGCGTCAGCAGATGATGGCCGTGGCCTGATACCTGATAGGGAAGTGCCGCTTGAGAAATTTGTAACATATGCCCGTGCCGGCCAGGATCCGGAACTGATGTATGCATTGGAACTGATTAATGCTCTCTGA